The Acidobacteriota bacterium genome has a segment encoding these proteins:
- a CDS encoding sterol desaturase family protein, which yields MALIYYAIPFFLVTLGIERWLVHRKDRREGAEAKLAGFTTKDSFASLSMGVGFLLIDTTLKLLPFAGLAWFYQFRLFDIPVVWWSWILLLFAEDFCYYWFHRLHHEVRMLWAAHENHHSSTHYNLTTALRQSWTTPFTGFLFWVPLPLLGFPIEMIIIQKSISLLYQYWLHTELIDRLGWFGVVFNTPSHHRVHHGRNPIYLDRNHAGIFIIWDKMFGTFEPEGAPVDYGLTKNIHTYNPVRIAFHEWSSMLQDAWNAKSWRGRFGYLVMPPGWTEDGLGKTAPVLRRDYLAAQALDHGATES from the coding sequence ATGGCGCTGATCTACTACGCCATCCCGTTCTTCCTGGTGACCTTGGGCATCGAGCGCTGGCTCGTCCATCGAAAGGATCGACGGGAAGGCGCCGAGGCAAAGCTGGCCGGCTTCACGACGAAGGACTCGTTCGCGAGCCTTTCGATGGGCGTTGGTTTTTTGCTCATCGATACGACGCTCAAGCTTCTGCCGTTTGCAGGCCTCGCGTGGTTCTACCAGTTCCGGCTCTTCGACATCCCTGTGGTCTGGTGGTCTTGGATCCTCCTGCTTTTCGCGGAGGACTTTTGCTACTACTGGTTTCACCGGCTTCATCACGAGGTGCGCATGCTTTGGGCCGCGCACGAGAACCATCATTCGAGCACGCACTACAACCTCACGACGGCGCTTCGGCAATCCTGGACGACTCCCTTCACAGGCTTTCTTTTCTGGGTGCCGCTTCCTTTGCTCGGCTTTCCGATCGAGATGATCATCATTCAGAAGTCGATCAGCTTGCTGTATCAGTACTGGCTCCACACCGAGCTCATCGACCGGCTCGGCTGGTTCGGCGTGGTCTTCAACACGCCTTCACACCACCGCGTCCATCACGGGCGCAACCCGATCTACCTCGACCGAAACCACGCCGGCATCTTCATCATCTGGGACAAGATGTTCGGCACCTTCGAACCTGAAGGAGCGCCGGTTGACTACGGACTCACCAAGAACATCCATACGTACAACCCCGTCCGGATCGCGTTTCACGAATGGAGCTCGATGCTCCAAGATGCGTGGAACGCGAAGAGTTGGCGGGGTCGATTTGGATATCTGGTGATGCCGCCGGGCTGGACCGAGGATGGCCTGGGCAAGACCGCGCCCGTCTTGCGACGGGACTACCTCGCAGCGCAGGCACTAGACCATGGAGCTACCGAAAGTTGA
- a CDS encoding MarR family winged helix-turn-helix transcriptional regulator, producing the protein MKPQNLFAEIVLLFQALRQWGEALHEGLGLTASTRGILDTLLLAGAATVPRIARERGASRQHVQQLVDALLERDLVERHGNPNHKRSSLIALTDKGRALVENMRAEERNAIGRIQAGVSDHAIEEAEQVLAAWRTALQHDTERRAARL; encoded by the coding sequence ATGAAGCCTCAGAACCTCTTTGCGGAGATCGTACTCCTGTTTCAGGCGCTGAGGCAGTGGGGCGAGGCCCTGCATGAGGGCTTGGGGCTGACGGCTTCGACACGGGGAATCCTCGACACGCTCCTTCTCGCGGGGGCGGCGACGGTTCCCCGGATCGCGCGGGAGCGCGGGGCATCGCGTCAACACGTCCAGCAGCTCGTGGACGCGCTCCTCGAGCGCGATCTGGTCGAGCGACACGGGAACCCCAACCACAAGCGATCTTCCCTGATTGCCCTGACAGACAAAGGGCGGGCGCTCGTCGAGAACATGCGGGCCGAAGAGCGCAACGCGATCGGGCGCATTCAAGCCGGCGTTTCAGACCACGCGATCGAGGAGGCGGAGCAGGTGCTCGCGGCATGGCGCACAGCGCTCCAGCACGACACCGAGCGAAGGGCCGCGCGCTTGTAG
- a CDS encoding cytochrome-c peroxidase, producing MRVMMTWLVLGMGVIWLGACNGSTPDPGSETDIALRGLIQKHGLRGDPALGRELPSIDEPPAQLGRKLFFSKSLGGDRDSACVTCHHPALGGGDGLPMSIGVGADDPDLLGPGRTHPDGDLTVPRNAPTTFNIALWEKGLFWDSRVENLDDGGTRTPDSDFGTPDPDSGASLSEAQARFPVTSADEMRGFEFVLDGTNAELRTALEQRLAEDGRWDAEFEAAFGSSEITYPRIAEAIAAYEDSQVFTDTPWRAYVEGNHDAIGEPAKRGGILFLGTREDGGADCASCHSGDFFTDEDFHSICAPQVGRGKGDGFLGTNDHGRARENDDRNYRFSFRTPSLLNVSATGPYLHAGTYDNLADVVRHHLDPLGAINSFDPSTVAFAASEDFDRNTQEMLDFLEVSGRGIESLRAPIELTDQDVEDLVAFLETLTDACVLDRECLSPWIADPATDDVDGHLLVAIDRDRNPL from the coding sequence ATGCGCGTGATGATGACTTGGCTCGTGTTGGGCATGGGCGTGATCTGGCTGGGAGCATGCAACGGCTCGACGCCTGACCCCGGGAGCGAAACCGACATCGCGCTTCGAGGCTTGATTCAGAAGCACGGGCTGCGCGGCGACCCCGCTCTGGGTCGCGAGCTCCCAAGCATCGATGAGCCGCCGGCGCAGCTGGGACGCAAGCTTTTCTTCAGCAAGAGCCTCGGCGGCGATCGCGATTCCGCCTGCGTGACCTGTCATCACCCGGCGCTCGGCGGCGGAGATGGCCTGCCGATGTCGATCGGCGTTGGCGCGGACGACCCCGACTTGCTCGGACCCGGTCGTACGCATCCGGACGGCGATCTGACCGTCCCTCGCAACGCGCCGACGACCTTCAACATCGCGCTCTGGGAAAAGGGCTTGTTCTGGGATTCTCGTGTCGAAAACCTGGATGACGGCGGCACCCGAACTCCAGACAGCGACTTTGGAACGCCCGATCCCGATTCGGGCGCGAGCCTCTCCGAGGCCCAGGCGCGTTTCCCGGTGACTTCGGCCGACGAGATGCGCGGCTTCGAGTTCGTGCTCGATGGAACCAACGCCGAGCTTCGCACGGCGCTCGAGCAACGGCTGGCGGAAGACGGACGCTGGGACGCAGAGTTCGAAGCAGCGTTCGGCTCTTCGGAAATCACTTACCCGCGCATCGCGGAAGCGATCGCGGCTTATGAAGATTCGCAGGTATTCACGGACACGCCCTGGCGCGCGTACGTCGAGGGTAACCATGATGCGATCGGGGAGCCGGCGAAGCGCGGCGGGATCTTGTTTCTTGGCACGCGCGAAGACGGCGGCGCTGACTGTGCAAGCTGTCATTCAGGCGATTTCTTCACGGACGAAGACTTCCATTCGATCTGCGCGCCGCAAGTCGGTCGCGGCAAGGGCGACGGCTTTTTGGGCACGAACGACCACGGGCGCGCACGCGAAAACGACGACCGCAACTACCGCTTCTCCTTTCGTACGCCGTCGCTCTTGAACGTTTCGGCGACCGGCCCGTACCTGCACGCAGGCACCTACGACAATCTCGCCGACGTCGTGCGCCATCATTTGGATCCGCTGGGCGCCATCAACAGCTTCGATCCGTCGACCGTGGCTTTCGCCGCGTCCGAAGACTTCGACCGCAACACACAAGAGATGCTCGACTTCCTCGAAGTTTCGGGCAGAGGGATCGAGTCGCTCCGAGCGCCGATCGAGCTCACCGACCAAGACGTCGAAGACCTCGTGGCGTTCCTAGAAACGCTCACCGACGCCTGCGTGCTCGATCGGGAATGCCTCAGCCCCTGGATCGCCGACCCCGCCACCGACGACGTCGACGGGCATCTTCTGGTCGCGATCGATCGGGATCGAAACCCTCTTTGA